A genome region from Crossiella equi includes the following:
- a CDS encoding DUF4177 domain-containing protein encodes MTKWEYATVPLLTHATKQILDQWGADGWELVSVQPGPTGEQLIAFLKRPKDA; translated from the coding sequence ATGACGAAGTGGGAGTACGCCACGGTGCCGCTGCTGACGCACGCGACCAAGCAGATCCTCGACCAGTGGGGTGCCGACGGCTGGGAGCTGGTCTCCGTGCAGCCCGGCCCGACCGGCGAGCAGCTGATCGCCTTCCTGAAGCGCCCGAAGGACGCCTGA